The genomic stretch AAGATTTAAGTAGAGGTAGAGCAGTGTTTAATTTAAACTGTGCTTCTTGTCATCAAAAAGATGGAGGAGGTTCTATTGGACCAAATTTAACAGATGAATATTGGATTTTGGGTGGCGGAATTAAAAATGTCTTTGCAACTATTTCTAATGGTGGTAGAGATGGTAAAGGAATGATTGCTTGGGATAAAACATTAAAAACTGCAGATATTGCAAAAGTAGCAAGTTATGTTCTAACCCTTCAAGGTACAACACCTACCGTTGCTAAAGCACCACAAGGAGAAATCTGGACAGAAGAATAATACAGAAAAAGGAAAAGTAATTTAATAGTTAATTTTTATGGATAAGCCCAAGAACGAGTATTTTAGAGATAGTATTGCGACTGTTAATAATGAGGGAAAGCGTTCTTGGGTATTTCCTAAAAAACCAAGCGGATTTTTCTATAAATACAGAACTTACGTTAGTTATTTTTTATTACTTTTTTTATTATCTGCACCTTTTATAAAAATTAATGGCAACCAATTTTTATTGTTTAATGTATTAGAAAGAAAATTTAATATTTTCGGATTTCCTTTTTGGCCACAAGACTTTCATTTATTAGTTATTTCAATGATTGTTGGTGTTGTTTTTGTAATTCTCTTTACGGTTGTTTTTGGTCGTATTTTCTGCGGATGGATTTGTCCGCAAACCATATTTCTCGAAATGGTTTTTAGAAAAATAGAATATTGGATTGATGGTGATCGAGGCAAACAAATCCGTTTAGATAAACAACCTTGGAATGCAGAGAAAATTAGAAAAAGACTCTTAAAATGGTTTGTGTTTTTTATAATTTCTTTTTTAATCGCAAATGTATTTTTAGCATATTTAATTGGTGGAGATACACTAATAAATTACATAACTGGTAATCCTTTAGATAATATTAGTACATTAATTTCATTAACAATTTTTACCTGTGTATTCTATTTTGTGTTTGCTTGGTTTAGAGAGCAAGTTTGCATAATTGCTTGTCCGTATGGTCGATTACAAGGTGTTTTGTTAGACAATAAAACAATTAATGTCACCTATGATTATAAGAGAGGCGAAGGAGAAAACGGTCGTTCAAAATTCAGAAAAAATGAAGATAGAAATGCTTTAGGTAAAGGAGATTGTATTGATTGTAAACAATGTGTAGTTGTTTGTCCTACAGGTATAGATATAAGAAACGGTACACAGTTAGAATGCGTTAATTGTACAGCTTGTATAGATGAATGCGATCATATGATGGAGAATGTGGGTTTACCTAAAGGATTGATTAGATATGCAAGTGAAGATAACATTGCAAAGAAAAAACCTTTTGAGTTTACAGCTAGAATGAAAGGTTATTCTGCAGTTCTGTTAATTTTAACCGGTATTTTAATTGGTATGCTATTTCTAAGAAACGATGTAGAAGCAAGAATTTTAAGGCTACCAGGGCAATTATATCAGCATAAAGAAAATAATATCATCAGTAACGTTTATACGTTTAAGGTGATCAATAAAACAACAAAAGATATTACAGATGTTAGCTACAAATTGTTATCTCATAAAGGAGAAATAAAATTAGTTTCTAACAAAAATTTTGTAGTTCCAAAACAAGGTTTGGCAGAAGGTACTTTGTTCATCGAAATTAATCAAGCAGCTTTAAAAGGTGATAAAGACAAGCTAGAAATTGGCGTTTATACAAAAGGAAAATTAATAGAAACGGCTAAGTCTAGTTTTTTAGGACCTAGAAGTTATAAATAATAAGATTATGAAATTTAATTGGGGAACGGGTATTGTAATAGCAATTGTGGCTTTTATGGGGTTTATTTTGTACTTCGTAATAACTATGAGTACAAATAATTCTTACAGTCATGATTTAGTAACAGAAAAATATTACCAAAAAGAATTAGGTTTTCAAAATGAAATTGATGCAACACAAAATGCAAATAATTTAGAAGAGAACGTAAAAATTTTAAAAGTTAATAATGATTTAAAAGTAATATTTCCTGCAGTATTTAACCCTAAAAAGATTCAAGGAAAAGTGTTCCTATACAGACCATCTAATAAACAATTAGATTTCGAAATTCCTATTTCGATTTCTAATTCATATTTGCTCGTGCCTGAGAAGCGTTTGTTAGGTGGTCGATGGAACATTAGTGTTGCTTTCAAATACAATGATAAAGAATATTTAGTAAAACAAGAAATAGAATATTAATGTTAATATCTGCACTAATTTTTGGTTTATTGGGTAGCTTTCATTGCATTGGTATGTGCGGGCCAATAGCATTTATGCTACCAATAGATAGGCAAAATAAAACCAAAGGTTTTCTGCAGGTTATGATTTATCATTTTGGTAGATTGTTAACATATGCATTAATTGGCTTATTGTTTGGTTTGTTGGGTAAAGGTTTTTATTTCTTCGGATTTCAACAGCAAATATCAATTATTGTTGGTGTATTCATGATTTTATTTATTCTTTTTCCAAAGCTTTTTCATAAAATTAAATTTTCTAAAAAAGTAAACGCTTTATTAGTGCATTTAAAAAACACTTTAGGTAAAGAGTTAAAAAAGAAAAGAAACGATACTTTTTTTACAATAGGTTTTCTTAATGGATTTTTACCGTGCGGGTTAGTTTATATGGCTTTATTTGGTGCCTTGGCAACTAAAAATGCTTTAGAAGGTAGTTTGTATATGTTTTTATTTGGTTTGGGTACAGTGCCGTTAATGACCTCTGTTGTTTTCTTAGGAAACTTTGCAAAAGGAAGTTTAAAGAAATCAATTCAGAAAGCAATACCTTATGTTGTTGTTTTTATAGGTTTATTATTTATTGTTAGAGGTCTTGGTTTAGGCATTCCGTATGTATCACCAAAACCAATTTTAGATATTGTTTCTAATAATGCAAGTTGCCATTAAATATTTGAATAATTTCTAAAGAACAACT from Polaribacter marinaquae encodes the following:
- the ccoG gene encoding cytochrome c oxidase accessory protein CcoG — encoded protein: MDKPKNEYFRDSIATVNNEGKRSWVFPKKPSGFFYKYRTYVSYFLLLFLLSAPFIKINGNQFLLFNVLERKFNIFGFPFWPQDFHLLVISMIVGVVFVILFTVVFGRIFCGWICPQTIFLEMVFRKIEYWIDGDRGKQIRLDKQPWNAEKIRKRLLKWFVFFIISFLIANVFLAYLIGGDTLINYITGNPLDNISTLISLTIFTCVFYFVFAWFREQVCIIACPYGRLQGVLLDNKTINVTYDYKRGEGENGRSKFRKNEDRNALGKGDCIDCKQCVVVCPTGIDIRNGTQLECVNCTACIDECDHMMENVGLPKGLIRYASEDNIAKKKPFEFTARMKGYSAVLLILTGILIGMLFLRNDVEARILRLPGQLYQHKENNIISNVYTFKVINKTTKDITDVSYKLLSHKGEIKLVSNKNFVVPKQGLAEGTLFIEINQAALKGDKDKLEIGVYTKGKLIETAKSSFLGPRSYK
- a CDS encoding FixH family protein, which translates into the protein MKFNWGTGIVIAIVAFMGFILYFVITMSTNNSYSHDLVTEKYYQKELGFQNEIDATQNANNLEENVKILKVNNDLKVIFPAVFNPKKIQGKVFLYRPSNKQLDFEIPISISNSYLLVPEKRLLGGRWNISVAFKYNDKEYLVKQEIEY
- a CDS encoding sulfite exporter TauE/SafE family protein — translated: MLISALIFGLLGSFHCIGMCGPIAFMLPIDRQNKTKGFLQVMIYHFGRLLTYALIGLLFGLLGKGFYFFGFQQQISIIVGVFMILFILFPKLFHKIKFSKKVNALLVHLKNTLGKELKKKRNDTFFTIGFLNGFLPCGLVYMALFGALATKNALEGSLYMFLFGLGTVPLMTSVVFLGNFAKGSLKKSIQKAIPYVVVFIGLLFIVRGLGLGIPYVSPKPILDIVSNNASCH